From a region of the Roseivirga sp. 4D4 genome:
- a CDS encoding ChaN family lipoprotein has protein sequence MRFLLALSILLFTAPILAQQNGPYVIYNAKGKKVSYKKMLKQLEKPDVIFFGEQHNNPIAHWLQFEVTAALHKKRDLVLGAEMIEADNQDELRSYLKGKIDAKGLDTLARLWKNHQTDYAPLVNFAKENNLDFVGTNIPRRYANMVYQKGFEVLEGLTDEEKSWIAPLPIAFDPDLPRYVNILSMMGDHGTPNLVKSQASKDATMAHFIYENHPSGKLFIHYNGAYHSDYYEGILWYLNRLNPSIKVQTISTVEQDDITKLSADHIGKADFIICVDANMTKTY, from the coding sequence ATGCGATTTTTATTAGCCCTTAGCATCTTACTTTTTACGGCTCCAATCTTGGCCCAGCAAAATGGTCCTTATGTAATCTACAATGCCAAGGGCAAAAAGGTGTCCTATAAAAAGATGCTCAAACAACTTGAAAAACCAGATGTAATCTTCTTTGGTGAACAGCACAATAACCCAATAGCCCACTGGCTGCAATTTGAGGTGACTGCAGCGCTACACAAGAAAAGAGATTTGGTTCTGGGTGCTGAAATGATTGAAGCCGATAATCAAGATGAACTCAGGAGTTATCTCAAGGGTAAAATTGATGCGAAAGGACTAGATACTCTGGCTCGACTATGGAAAAACCACCAAACAGACTATGCACCCCTTGTGAATTTCGCGAAGGAGAATAACCTAGACTTTGTAGGAACAAATATTCCCAGAAGATATGCCAATATGGTCTACCAAAAGGGCTTTGAAGTATTGGAAGGTCTTACAGACGAAGAGAAATCATGGATAGCACCTTTACCGATCGCTTTCGATCCCGACCTTCCTCGTTATGTAAACATTCTTAGCATGATGGGCGATCATGGTACACCTAACCTGGTCAAATCCCAAGCTTCAAAAGATGCTACGATGGCACATTTTATTTACGAGAACCATCCTTCAGGAAAACTATTTATCCACTACAATGGCGCATACCACTCTGATTATTATGAAGGGATTTTATGGTATCTCAATAGGCTAAATCCATCAATCAAAGTACAGACGATATCAACTGTGGAGCAGGATGACATCACCAAGCTTTCGGCCGATCACATTGGGAAAGCTGACTTCATTATCTGCGTTGATGCCAATATGACGAAGACCTACTAG
- a CDS encoding AI-2E family transporter, with protein sequence MNDRRTTNLLLLIIVIPLVFYMLKTLSFIFIPLISAMFIALLFLPLMRWLKKKGSPKALSLIIVILIIAVFFKLGGELIQLSSKEILSTDNAYFDKAKVKIASLIFSVESFFGVDFLQDENALASLINKETLSKNFAPTVGFITDTLTMTLSSAFMVILLLAGSVDIQKVLQNTIFKKQFSSVKTFMKIEKDLIKFIKVKFFISLFTGIGIGLACWGFGVSFPVFWGLFAFAINFLQLVGSVISVILLAIFSFVEIEVASYLLFFVITITGVQVLFGGILEPIFMGKSFSINVITILIMLMLWGFVWGIPGLIMSIPITVFLKILFDQFPGTRIISSLMAGNSEGIKVKIGKL encoded by the coding sequence ATGAACGATCGCAGAACGACCAATCTCCTACTTCTTATTATTGTGATTCCTTTGGTATTCTACATGCTGAAGACCTTGTCGTTTATCTTCATTCCACTTATTTCTGCAATGTTCATCGCCTTACTCTTTTTGCCGTTAATGCGGTGGCTAAAAAAGAAAGGCAGTCCAAAAGCACTGAGTCTAATCATCGTCATTCTGATTATTGCGGTTTTTTTCAAACTTGGTGGTGAGCTCATCCAGTTATCGAGTAAAGAGATTCTGTCTACTGATAACGCCTATTTCGATAAGGCCAAAGTCAAAATTGCTTCTCTAATATTCTCAGTAGAATCTTTCTTTGGCGTGGACTTTCTTCAGGATGAAAACGCTTTGGCTTCTCTTATCAACAAAGAGACTTTGAGCAAGAACTTTGCTCCTACCGTTGGTTTTATCACCGATACACTCACCATGACCTTGTCATCAGCATTTATGGTCATACTACTTTTAGCAGGTTCTGTAGATATTCAGAAAGTACTTCAAAATACCATCTTCAAGAAGCAGTTCTCCTCAGTGAAAACCTTTATGAAAATCGAGAAAGACCTGATCAAATTCATCAAAGTCAAATTCTTTATCAGTCTCTTTACCGGCATAGGAATCGGTCTTGCCTGTTGGGGTTTTGGGGTCAGCTTCCCGGTTTTCTGGGGTCTGTTTGCCTTCGCCATTAACTTCCTTCAACTGGTAGGTTCGGTAATCAGTGTGATACTGTTGGCTATCTTCTCTTTCGTGGAGATAGAAGTAGCTTCTTATCTACTCTTTTTTGTAATCACTATAACCGGAGTTCAAGTGCTCTTTGGAGGAATATTGGAACCCATATTCATGGGCAAATCATTTTCCATTAATGTAATTACAATCCTTATCATGTTGATGCTTTGGGGTTTTGTATGGGGAATTCCAGGTTTGATCATGTCTATACCGATCACGGTTTTCCTTAAAATCCTTTTCGATCAGTTTCCAGGCACCAGGATCATTTCAAGTTTGATGGCAGGGAATTCAGAAGGGATTAAGGTGAAAATCGGTAAATTGTAG
- a CDS encoding M20 family peptidase, with translation MKKIFLGILIVLLLFVGFILVKTLTFSSNQLQVDPIEKIEIPDLAIQHLQEALRLKTISFENESDFDSMAFEAFNLLLSRNYPLIDSLLDHEVFSEYSHLYKWQGSNASLKPIVLMGHIDVVPIASPDKWTVDPFAGEIKDGKIWGRGTIDDKFSVIGILEATEMLLTDGFQPKRTVYLSFGHDEEIGGDKGAVLIAEYLTQQGIEAEFVLDEGYAITQKLIPGIEPDAALIGIAEKGSTTIEFTVDMEGGHSSQPAKETAIDVLSNAMAKLKANPLTPTLSEPMQGFMDQLGPEMGFVNKMAFANRSIFKGMIISTYENASGAGNALVRTTTSPTIFEAGIKENVIPTYARAVVNFRIIPGQTADNVMGHVVSVIDDERVKPKFYGFNTNPSAVSPIDNDGYGFINKTIKQVFANTLTAPNLVIAATDSRHFTEVSGNIYRFVPYHINENNINTFHGIDEHIPVEDYKDAIRFYRQLIINSNQ, from the coding sequence ATGAAAAAGATTTTTCTCGGTATACTGATCGTCCTTTTACTTTTTGTTGGCTTCATCTTAGTAAAAACCCTCACATTCAGTTCGAATCAACTACAAGTCGATCCAATCGAAAAGATCGAGATTCCCGATCTGGCTATACAGCATTTGCAAGAAGCACTACGGCTGAAGACGATCTCGTTCGAGAATGAAAGTGATTTCGATTCTATGGCTTTTGAGGCATTCAATCTTTTATTAAGTAGGAACTATCCCCTAATAGACTCTCTGCTCGATCATGAAGTATTTAGTGAATACAGTCATCTTTATAAATGGCAAGGATCAAATGCTTCCTTGAAGCCCATAGTACTTATGGGACATATCGATGTTGTTCCAATTGCCTCACCAGACAAGTGGACAGTCGATCCTTTTGCCGGAGAAATAAAGGATGGCAAGATTTGGGGTCGTGGCACCATTGACGATAAATTTTCAGTAATCGGGATTCTAGAAGCTACAGAAATGCTTTTGACTGATGGTTTCCAACCCAAAAGGACTGTCTATCTTTCCTTTGGTCATGATGAGGAAATAGGAGGTGATAAGGGCGCTGTCTTGATTGCAGAATATTTGACTCAACAAGGCATTGAAGCAGAATTTGTCTTAGATGAAGGGTATGCCATTACCCAGAAACTTATACCTGGTATTGAGCCTGACGCAGCACTTATTGGGATAGCTGAAAAAGGTTCGACCACAATAGAATTCACCGTTGATATGGAAGGCGGTCATTCTTCACAACCCGCCAAAGAGACAGCTATTGATGTGCTTTCTAATGCAATGGCAAAACTGAAAGCAAACCCACTTACTCCGACACTATCTGAACCCATGCAAGGGTTTATGGACCAACTAGGTCCTGAAATGGGTTTTGTTAATAAGATGGCCTTTGCCAATAGGAGTATCTTCAAAGGAATGATCATCAGCACCTACGAAAATGCTAGTGGGGCTGGAAACGCATTAGTCAGAACAACCACTTCTCCAACCATCTTTGAAGCAGGAATTAAAGAAAATGTAATTCCCACTTATGCCAGGGCTGTCGTCAATTTTAGAATCATTCCAGGGCAGACAGCAGATAATGTCATGGGCCATGTGGTTTCGGTAATTGATGACGAGCGTGTGAAACCAAAGTTTTATGGATTTAATACCAATCCGTCTGCTGTCTCCCCTATAGACAATGATGGTTATGGATTCATCAACAAAACGATCAAACAAGTCTTTGCCAATACGCTGACTGCTCCTAATCTTGTAATAGCAGCTACAGACTCCAGGCATTTTACGGAAGTAAGTGGCAATATCTATCGGTTTGTCCCCTATCACATCAATGAAAACAACATCAATACCTTTCACGGCATCGATGAACACATTCCAGTCGAAGACTACAAAGACGCGATTCGATTCTATCGGCAGTTGATTATAAATAGTAATCAATAA
- a CDS encoding cytochrome B: MYNGLLHMHSGLRWVVLVLLIAAIYNAFSKKSSGIWTAKDKKITLFAMVFTHIQLLVGLALYFINMSSSEVVKKVSFAEGFMKSSMLRFYTVEHISLMLIAIALITVGYSKAKRAASDAKKFGAVATFYLIGLILILASIPWPFRNLGAGWF, encoded by the coding sequence ATGTACAACGGACTATTACACATGCATTCAGGCCTTAGATGGGTTGTGCTTGTTCTATTAATTGCTGCTATCTATAATGCTTTTTCTAAGAAGAGCTCTGGAATTTGGACTGCTAAGGATAAGAAGATCACCCTATTTGCAATGGTGTTTACGCACATTCAATTGTTGGTAGGTCTTGCGCTTTACTTTATTAATATGTCTAGTAGTGAAGTAGTTAAGAAGGTTTCTTTTGCCGAAGGCTTTATGAAAAGTTCTATGTTAAGATTCTACACAGTCGAACATATTTCACTAATGTTGATAGCCATTGCTTTGATCACTGTGGGTTACAGTAAGGCCAAAAGAGCAGCGAGTGATGCAAAGAAATTTGGTGCTGTGGCGACCTTCTATCTGATAGGCTTAATTCTGATTTTGGCTTCTATTCCTTGGCCATTTAGAAATTTAGGTGCTGGTTGGTTCTAG
- a CDS encoding zinc-dependent alcohol dehydrogenase family protein encodes MKAILYTKFQGPVTIENLPDPTPVAGGVVLKVEATGLCRSDWHGWMGHDNDIELPHVPGHELAGTVVEVGKGVSKFKIGDRVTVPFVGGCGKCPECHSGNHQVCDNQFQPGFTHWGSFAEYVSIHYADINLVHLPEEITFETAASLGCRFITSYRAVVYQGQVKADQWVAVHGCGGVGLSAIMIAKAKGAKVIAIDINEETLAIAKSIGADHCINANDINPVEAVRELTKRGAHVSLDALGNKMTCYNSVANLRKRGKHIQVGLMAGDDYDPKIPMHLVVANELEVIGSHGMQAHVYPEMLEMIKEGKLAPEQLIGQLISLEEGAQLLPKMNEFKSQGVTVINQF; translated from the coding sequence ATGAAAGCCATTCTCTACACAAAGTTTCAAGGCCCCGTTACGATCGAAAATCTTCCTGATCCTACGCCAGTAGCAGGTGGTGTGGTACTGAAAGTAGAAGCTACAGGCCTTTGCAGGTCTGATTGGCACGGGTGGATGGGGCACGATAACGATATAGAATTGCCACATGTTCCAGGTCACGAGCTGGCCGGAACGGTAGTTGAGGTGGGAAAGGGTGTTTCCAAATTCAAGATTGGAGATCGGGTCACTGTTCCCTTTGTTGGTGGTTGCGGCAAGTGCCCTGAATGTCATTCTGGAAATCATCAGGTGTGTGATAATCAGTTTCAACCTGGTTTTACACATTGGGGTAGCTTTGCCGAATATGTGAGCATTCATTATGCCGACATCAATCTCGTTCACCTTCCAGAGGAAATTACCTTTGAAACCGCTGCCAGCTTAGGATGTCGGTTTATCACCTCCTACCGAGCGGTGGTCTATCAAGGGCAGGTCAAGGCCGATCAATGGGTGGCCGTGCATGGATGTGGTGGTGTAGGTCTTTCTGCCATTATGATCGCCAAAGCAAAAGGCGCCAAGGTAATCGCAATTGACATTAATGAAGAGACTCTAGCAATTGCCAAATCTATCGGTGCCGATCATTGCATCAATGCGAATGATATCAATCCAGTAGAGGCTGTCAGAGAATTGACCAAAAGAGGTGCACATGTCTCCTTAGATGCGCTCGGTAATAAAATGACTTGCTATAATTCAGTCGCAAACCTTCGGAAAAGAGGAAAACACATTCAAGTAGGGCTTATGGCAGGAGACGATTATGATCCCAAAATCCCAATGCACTTGGTAGTCGCTAACGAGCTCGAGGTTATCGGTAGCCATGGCATGCAAGCACATGTTTACCCCGAAATGCTTGAAATGATCAAAGAGGGAAAACTGGCTCCCGAACAACTCATTGGACAACTCATCTCTTTGGAAGAGGGAGCACAATTACTCCCTAAAATGAACGAGTTCAAGTCTCAGGGAGTAACGGTGATCAATCAGTTCTGA
- a CDS encoding ABC transporter permease: MKHHFKFALRQLFRNKLIAFGSLTSMVVGLLSALLIYIWVDNELSTDRFHKNIDNIYMTVAQQSPVDQISPIGAKLFFKVNYDDYPQVRSMLSTSLYNENRIKLVKGEVEYRGRGLVTDSTFFEFFDFELLEGHRENVMKDPTSMVMTESMARRVFGDEDPIGQTLYLECDRTGYFEVRAIMKDIPSNSSINFDFMVPSHMHPWWGIASQEFLLMEDDFDKAAFDDAFKHVGRNHPQFKESIMSTVAFKDLYFNHKFSQDMFVKFGNRDEVDTLILVAIVVLLVSIFNFTNLQTTLALSQLKTRGIKQVNGASRSDFRLELIVNRSIYALVCLALTFFLFELVKPYYLAFLGISQNFTTVEFLIALTVGIAAFSLISALITLFQTTNVITSQALLGNLNKGKRSNAGKVLTTVQYVLAITLIIVTAVVFKQFNYMQNKSLGYQEENVVAVNFFERVPYNFDNPEITRQLELKQREDYKLVKSELMKIPGVVSFSQGPLPVEGNSSTMSWKLANSNYEYTEVNMISLEPTYKDILGLEVVKGRFFTDSLDKSRQHKVVINEAAMHYWGIENIEGVKIASSSWSGEKDPWQVVGVVKDFHFEHLSKKVEPLIMTFFNDVEKQFLVRLNGERFKETIDNIGSLFSQVNPKRTFEYTILENKVKAQYDREKKLSQTFILFTLTGLLLSSIGLFTFALYETRKRIKEIGIRKVIGADVFEVVRLLSMSFVKWVLLAFVIACPLGWYFMNDWLANFANQTTLSWWLFGGAGLLTLVLALLTVIGQTYVAARRNPVESLRYE; this comes from the coding sequence ATGAAACATCACTTCAAATTTGCCTTAAGACAACTCTTTAGAAACAAGCTGATCGCCTTTGGAAGCCTCACTAGTATGGTGGTGGGCTTACTCAGTGCTCTACTGATATACATTTGGGTGGATAATGAATTATCTACCGACCGATTTCATAAAAATATAGACAATATCTATATGACGGTTGCGCAGCAAAGCCCTGTCGATCAGATTAGTCCTATCGGGGCTAAGCTCTTCTTTAAGGTCAATTATGATGATTACCCTCAGGTACGCAGCATGTTGAGTACCTCATTGTATAATGAGAATCGCATAAAACTGGTAAAGGGTGAAGTTGAATATCGTGGAAGAGGCTTGGTGACGGATAGTACCTTCTTTGAATTCTTTGATTTTGAATTGCTTGAGGGCCATCGGGAAAATGTGATGAAAGATCCTACCAGCATGGTGATGACCGAATCTATGGCAAGGAGAGTTTTTGGAGATGAAGATCCGATTGGTCAAACACTCTACCTTGAATGCGATAGAACAGGGTATTTTGAGGTGAGGGCGATTATGAAGGACATTCCTTCTAACAGCTCCATCAATTTTGATTTCATGGTGCCCTCCCATATGCATCCTTGGTGGGGAATTGCTTCTCAGGAGTTTTTGCTAATGGAAGATGATTTTGACAAGGCAGCTTTTGACGATGCTTTTAAACATGTAGGTCGAAATCACCCCCAATTCAAAGAAAGTATCATGTCAACTGTGGCATTTAAGGACCTGTACTTTAATCACAAGTTTTCACAAGATATGTTCGTGAAGTTCGGCAATAGGGATGAGGTGGATACCTTGATTCTAGTCGCTATTGTAGTGCTTTTAGTTAGCATCTTTAATTTCACTAACCTTCAGACGACCTTAGCGCTGTCTCAACTGAAAACCAGAGGAATCAAACAGGTAAATGGTGCGAGTAGGTCGGATTTTAGACTTGAGTTAATTGTTAATCGATCCATCTATGCTTTGGTATGCCTTGCCTTGACCTTCTTCCTCTTTGAGTTAGTTAAGCCATACTACCTAGCCTTTCTGGGAATTAGTCAAAACTTTACCACAGTTGAGTTTCTGATCGCTTTGACGGTTGGTATTGCTGCATTTTCACTTATCTCGGCACTTATTACACTCTTTCAGACTACCAATGTTATTACCTCACAAGCGCTTTTGGGCAATCTGAATAAAGGAAAGCGTTCGAATGCTGGTAAAGTGCTTACTACGGTTCAATATGTACTGGCAATCACGCTCATCATAGTTACAGCTGTTGTTTTTAAGCAGTTTAACTATATGCAGAATAAGTCACTAGGTTATCAAGAGGAGAATGTAGTAGCTGTCAATTTCTTTGAGCGTGTGCCCTATAATTTTGATAATCCGGAAATAACCAGGCAGCTTGAACTGAAGCAGCGAGAAGATTATAAGCTGGTAAAAAGTGAGCTGATGAAGATTCCGGGGGTTGTCTCCTTTTCTCAAGGACCCTTACCTGTGGAGGGTAATTCATCTACCATGTCGTGGAAATTGGCGAATAGCAATTATGAGTACACCGAAGTGAATATGATTAGCCTGGAGCCGACTTATAAAGATATCCTGGGCTTAGAGGTGGTAAAGGGTCGCTTTTTCACGGATTCTTTGGATAAGTCAAGACAACACAAGGTGGTGATCAATGAAGCTGCAATGCACTACTGGGGAATTGAGAATATCGAAGGTGTTAAAATTGCAAGTAGCTCATGGAGTGGAGAGAAGGATCCATGGCAAGTGGTTGGTGTGGTAAAGGATTTTCATTTTGAACACCTTTCCAAAAAGGTAGAACCATTGATCATGACTTTTTTCAATGATGTTGAGAAGCAATTTTTAGTCAGGCTCAATGGTGAACGATTCAAGGAGACAATCGACAACATCGGATCACTATTTTCTCAGGTGAACCCTAAACGCACTTTTGAATACACCATACTCGAAAACAAGGTTAAAGCTCAATACGATCGCGAGAAGAAACTTTCTCAGACCTTTATTCTCTTTACACTGACAGGTCTGTTATTGTCTTCTATTGGCCTCTTTACATTCGCCTTATATGAGACAAGAAAGCGAATCAAAGAGATCGGTATTAGGAAAGTCATTGGTGCAGATGTCTTTGAAGTCGTCAGGTTATTGAGTATGTCCTTTGTCAAGTGGGTATTACTTGCTTTTGTCATTGCTTGCCCCCTAGGATGGTATTTTATGAATGATTGGCTTGCGAATTTTGCCAATCAAACTACCCTGAGTTGGTGGTTATTTGGAGGGGCCGGCCTATTGACTTTGGTCCTTGCATTGCTCACCGTGATTGGTCAGACTTATGTAGCTGCAAGAAGGAATCCAGTGGAGTCGTTGAGGTATGAATGA